The window AAAGTGAAGAGttcataatttttccttttgctaCATTTACCGAAAAACTTAGCATTGGCATAGAAATGAAGCCTGTGGTGGTGGTTGAATTCTGGTCTGAAGCGGGTGACTGGGCTCAATCTCTGTTTGACGTTGAGAGAATGGTGCAAAGTCTGTAGCTGTGAGCaaccaagaaaaaggaaaaagaagaatttgGAGCATAATCAGAAATCAGAATAGCATGAAGCTGATCTTTTTCTTCCCTCTTtatttctttgatttctttggCTTTTCCTTTTGTTTGTACACGAACCCAAGAGCGttctcaattcatttttttttcttttctatgccGCAGCGACCTCTGCAGCAAGGCACGGAGGCTCCGACCAACTTCAAGATACCATCAGAGAATGAGGTATGACCACCCCTCTCTTGCCACTTTCCGTTGAAGCTGAAAATAACCGCACACAGTGGTGGAGAATGTGAAAATGGGTGTGGTGGGTTAACAGagggaaaaatagaaaaaaaaactcaacggAGAGAGTGGCTAGTTTGGATAGgcaaaaaaaggttaaaaaagtCTTCAAGGGATTTCGGATCCAATTCCATCCCAATTAGATTAAATCTGATTTAATCAAGACCTAATTATATACACATTATTTGGataacatattttgtttttttaaaaccaatccaacttaaaatttattattatataaattaactattaaatattAACTAAGTTAATTTTGatctcataatttattatttagtttggGGCTGGTGGGCTTCGCTCGATCTTGGACGATACCTCCGGACGAAGTGCTTGAGTTTCCCCACAGGGATTCTAGCTATTGTTAAGTTGCTTTTTCTGTGTGTACCAgttcttgattttgtttatatttttttatgtcaatataatattttatttttatctaaaataaaaatattatattaaatttaaaattattaattatattaataaaaaattgttataatttaatcttttttaagatatttattcattaaataaaaataaattattattgtaaaaagtttaatctttataaaatataaaataattttaaatattcaaacttaattaattcaacttaatttaattaatttatgatcaaattaagttagattaaataaataaaaatatttacacaaaCCTAATTCAACCCAttaaattttgatgattaaattataaatttaatcaaattcaacacaaatgatcagttACTTTTCTGCACATATAATTAGAGGAATAAGCATTTCTCCAAAATTAATTGGAGAGTCTACCCGAAAAGGATAGTTGACGATTCTACCCTTTTGACAACTTCCACGAAAGTCCACACCAAAGTAAAACCGTGTGTGTCTCTGACCGAGTTTGTTCCTCTCTGTTGCTTAGTTGTCTTCAATGAATCTATGCcctctccttcttggaaaatcCCACCCCACATTCCTCTCTTcatctttattattatatatacaatcatgTTCCCTTCATCACCCTCATCACAATCTCATTCGTTAACACATCAATTTCTATCTCTCTTATACTCTCACTACTCTCTTTGCTCTTTCTTTTCTCCACTATGGCTGCACAAGAAAACAACTTCCAAGACTACTTGCCTGTGATGGCCAACAAGCTTGGTGGGGATGGCCTAATTGATGAACTGTGCAATGGGTTCGATCTTTTGAAGGATTCTGATAAAGGGGTCATCACTTTTGAGAGCCTCAAGAGGAATTCTTACTTGCTTGGTCTTCAGGGTCTCAGTGATGAGGATCTTCGCTCCATGGTTTTGGAAGGTGACTTTGATGGTGACGGTGCACTCAACCAGATGGAGTTCTGTGTCTTGATGTTCAGACTCAGCCCTGAATTGATGGAGGGCTCAAAGATGTGGCTTGAACAAGTCCTTCAACAAGAGCTTAAAGATTATTTctaattcttgtaatttttttctctttctcccttactcttttaattcatttgtcATTTTGGGCAATTTCCCATATACTTatgtaagaaaatttaaaaaaaaatgaaatggcaAAAGTGATTAATTTGATACTTCCTAGTTCCTTCACCCTGAATTCTCAactttaattcaattattatgCACAAATGCtggttaacctttttttttttttgcaatttgtttccaatttttttctgtTGTAAATAATTGATGATTGGATCATGCAATTCTTATTCCTGCCTTGGACAAACTTCAATCTGAACTGGTTGTGATTTAGTCCAAATTGTCGGCAACCTAAAATAGGGTTCAACTCAATTGGCTTAGACATGCTAATAAATAAAGTGGAGAAGACTTGGAGTGAACCCAATTAAGGACCAAaatgcaagtttttttttttccactagTCATTGCTCAATATTCATCTTTAGATGAAATATCGTTTTCAAAAACTATGGTTTAGAGGACTGAAAAGCTCGTGTGTGGACTCTGGCCGCTCAAATAGGCCCTTGGTTGACCTGTTGTTTGAGGACTTAGACTTAGTCCTGACATGCACTAAGCATATACGCATTTACCTGACAACCCTTTGCGTTTCTGGAAGGAACTCATGCTTTATCCTTCAAACATGAATGTAAGGAAGCATGGAGACAATGCTATGAGTCTAGGAAAAGAGGCAATCCCAGGATGTGTCCATTCATATTATATAACTATTTTCTATTTCGATTCATGCTTCTATTTGCCTAGGATGATAGCAGGGTGAGTTGGATTCTAATTTCGACTCATGCATCATGCTCAAACATTTGAGTTAGATTCCGTTAGTGACTACAAGTAAATAGTCTTTCTTATagttcaattctaatttaaaatactaattcATATCCATTAGTTCATAATATCAACGATCCTGATAAAACTGTTaccgcaatttaaaaccatacACACTTGCCATTGACAGAACATGAGGATTGAGGACTAACAAAATAGATACTCTTATATTCCTGTCTAAAACCTGTCAATGCCTGTACAAAAGAATTTGACACAAACTTCTAAAGGTGTGTTTGTATTCACATTTCTTTCTGTTTCGACGTAAATGCCTTTTGAGAGTGGGATTTCCATTAAATGTGCATTGGAAACTGGGAAATTAGAAAACCGAACACactctaaaaagaaaaagttcttACCACGCAAGATATTGTGGAAATTTTCAGCAGCCGTTATAGTCAGGTTTCATGTTTTTTAGCTAACACAGAAAGTCACAACACTGAAACCGTGAGTTCCATGGTGTAAGGCTCATTCTCCTCTTCACTTTTCagatacagaaaaaaaaaaaaaaaaccaagatcTTGAAAACTACTTGTGGCAAGGCTTTGACTACCCTTCTGATACACTTTTACCAGGAATGAAGCTGGGTTGGGACTTATGAACTGGCCTCATGCGACGCGTATCAGCTTGGAAGAACTGGGATGATTCATCACCTGGGGATTTTACTTGGGGTATATCTCTTGAAGGATTTCCTCAAGTGATTATGTGGAAGGGATCAAAGGAGTTTTATCATGGCAGTCATTGGAGTGGTCTTGGATTCAGTGGTGCCCTGGAATTGAAGGCGAATCCAGTTTTCGAGTTCAAGTTTGTTTCCAACGAGGATGAGGTGTACTACACATACAGCCTCAGGAATGAGTCTTTGGTTTCAAGGATTGTTATGAACCAAACCATTTCCACTCGCCAAAGGTACATATGGATTGAGAAGGCTCAAAGTTGGAGGCTTTATGCATCTGTGCCTAGAGATAACTGTGACTTCTACAATCTTTGTGGATCAAATGGGAATCGTGTAATAGGTGATTCTCCTGTGTGCCACTGTTTAAGTGGGTTTAGACCGACCGGGGAACTGGGACATTATGGACTGGACTCAAGGGTGTTTTCTCACTGAAAAATGGAACTGTGAGGAAAGGAGGAAACATGGGTTTGCCAAACTTAGTGGCCTGAAAGCTCCAGATACTTCACATTCTTGGGTCAATGAGAGTATGAGTCTCAATGAGTGCAGGGAAAAAGGCTTGGAGAATTGCTCATGTAAAGCATATGCAAATTCAGATGTTAGAGGAGGAGGGAGTGGTTGTTTGATGAGGTTTGGTGATCTCTGGGATATAAGAGTTTTTGGGTGGTGGTCGGGATCTATATGTTAGAACTAAAATTTCAGAATCAGGTAAGGTCTTGACTTGATAACTCTGAAGTCATTGATTATGTATTGACTCATTCAGGATGCAAAATGATTTAGTTTTACTTTATTTGCTCTGCTTTGTCATAACTTCTTAGTAGTTCTCAATGAGTCATAACTGAGTCTGCTCCCTCATTTCTGTATAAAACATGAAGCTGTGATAGAAAAACATAGGTTGAAGGTGGTGGCAATAATCCTCATCGTTGCCTCAGTTCTCACAATCATTCTGGTTTTGTAAAATGTTGGCAAGAGAATGAAAAAGTGCAGAGGTAGCTTTCTTACTCTTGTATTCATTTCAAGGACTTGCCAGTGATATACATAATAAGAATATCAATTTTTTGTGTTTAGTGAATGTActtataattttacatattgctgttattattatttggtggCCCGGGTGTTAAAGCCATTACATGACATGTTCCCCCACCTTGACATATTTACAATCAAATCACAATGCACAGGTGTAGCTAGTCCAGCTCTTGTTAATAGTAATATGCAAGAGCCTTACCAGTCTAAACATCCATTCTcatattttccttcattttttttcgtCTTTTGGTGGTTGTAAATTTTAAGTTGATGCTACAAACAATATAGTGTAATTTGTTCTTGTGGTTTGTTGTCAATTGTCAATAACGAGCACAGCAAGAAGCATATATTCTCAATTCTATCAATGGACTAAAACCTCAAATGACTCGGCatttttctaaagaaaaaattCTGTTAATGTGCCGGTGCTGTAAATTAATGGCATGTTATTATGTCTTTTAAGCATGTGAAACAGGTAACAACTTGATGGTAGAGAACAATGAAGAAAACGTGAAAGAAGACCTTGAACTTCCTTTAGTTGACCTTGCTGCAATTGTCAAAGCTACTGATGGCTTCTCAATTAACAATAAGCTGGGAGAAGGTGGATTTGGGGCTGTATACATGGTAATTATGCAGCATACTGCCTGATGAACATAAAAACTTGGAATTCATCTTATTAACAATATTTATAAGTTTGCATGTGTAAGAAATTACAGGGTACCCTAGACGATGGACATGAAATTGCTGTGAAGAGGCTCTCACAAAGTTCTGGACAAGGCTTTAATGAATTTAAGAATGAAGTCATATTGATTGCCAAACTTCAGAATCGGAACCTAGTCAAGTTTCTTGGTCGTTGCATTGAAGGAGAGGAGAAGATGGTTATATATGAATACATGCCTAACAAAAGCCTAGAATTCTTTATCTTTGGTTATGATCTCTTCACATCTTATGcaatttaatttccattttcttGTAGAATTTTCTAATGGCAAAATAGGCAAACGcaataaaaaacttaataataGAGAAATAGatagtgaaaataaataaattctccCAAACTTGCAAGAGAACTTGTGAGAAACACCAATAAAGTATAGAGCgcaagataaaaattaaaaaaacagagACACAATTTGTTTAATGAGAAAAacccctaaatacaaggataaaAATCACGGGTCGTCCAGACCAAATAAATAACTCCACTGTAATCAATGAAGATACAAGATAACAAGTGCACTAAAATGTGCTACAAACAGTCAAATCAAAACAAACCTCTCATTGGTATAATAGAGACAAGAAGATAAAATTCCAAAATATAGAACAGATCATGCGCGTAGAACATGTTGTCTAAAAATAAGTtcaatccaacggtgaacgaatcCGCAGTTGCAATCTGAAAAAAACGCTCTCTAGTGGATATGCGAAAATCACAATGATTTTCCCtctccttctttctctctcaatgaTTTGTGTTTTTTCCTCTCAAATGAGTCTCTCTCACTATATTTCACTCTCTAATATGATCCTTCTCCACTTAAATAAGTGAGATATATGGACATTCTCATTTAGACCTTTATTCCACATAGGAAGGAACCTAACAAAATCCAACATTTTCCTCCTCTATTTTCTCCTTCACATTACCCTTTTCTGTCTTTTTTTTCCGATTACTTCCATGTTTCCTGGGATTGAGTTAGCAATATTGTTAATTTAGCAGATCATGCAAAAGGGAACGTTTTAGATTGGCCTAAGCGCTTCAACATTATTTGTGGAATTGCACGAGGACTTCTGTATCTTCATCAAGATTCTAGGTTGAGGATAATACAGAGACCTTAAAGCAAGTAATGTCCTACTTGACCATGAGTTCAACCCAAATTATCAGACTTTTGCATGGCTAGAACTTTTTGGGGAGATCAGATCGAAGGAAACACAAGGAGGGTGGTAGGAACATAGTAAGTTAATATCACAACATAGTTTGCACTTTGTAATCTGCATCCACCACCACTCAATGATGATCTAAACCGTATTTTTACTGACTCTTTTCAGCGGTTATATGGCATCTGAATATGCCATTTATGGTCTATTCTCAGTGAAATCTGATGTCTTCAGCTTTGGTGTACTAATGCTGGAGATAGTAAGTGGAAAGAAGAATAGGGGATTTTCCCATTCAAACAACGGCATAAACCTTATTGGACAAGTaagtgaaaactgaaaaggaCACGTGTTTCATTTTACTTATTACAAGTAACAGAAAACCTTAGGTATAACAAATCCTTAACACGTTTTAGGGATGGAGATTTTGGAGAGAAAGCAGACCTCTGGACTTGATTGATTCATGCATGGAGAATTCATCGGTTCTATTGGAAGCATTGTGTTGCATCCATATTGGTCTTCTATGTGTCCAACAGAATCCTGAGGATAGACCAAGTATGTCAACTGTGGTAGTGATGTTGAGCAGTGAGAGTGCCTTGCCTCAACCTAAGGAGCCTCCTTTCTTTTTGAAGAATGACAAATTTTGTCTTGAAGCAGATTCCTCTACCAAGCACAAGTTTTCTTCCACCAATGATATAAGTGTTACCATGTTAGAGCCTCGGTAGAGGACCATTTAGTATTTACCTCACTACAACTAATAGATTCTGGAGCTTTAGCACTATACTATGATGCACATTATGGAATTTAGATGCAAAAATTGTCTGTCATTGGAGAAGTGTGTCAGTGCTTTGATTTCTGATATAATTAGACTATTAGTGAATCCGACTAAGCTTACTGATCAAATTCATCTGTTccattcatttcttttttcaattaccTTAAGAAATATAAACTCCAAAGATCTTTGAAGAGAAGTGAGACtttaccttcttttttttttcactatcgTACATGTAAAGTTAAAGAAAGATGATCAAAATATCCCTAATACTCTTTCTCAAATTTATACGTGGGTTGGATGTTCAATATGGACATAGGAAGGCCTAATTCTCATGATTTTATAGGATCCATTCTTGGGCAGTTGATATTTACATCCACTTTATTAATAAATACACTCCATcccctttttttaataaatttcctGAAAACCCTTCTAATTTTTGGGGGGTCATTATAACATTTGTGCGGAGTATCCACCAATAAATCTCttatttctattatatttttttcatccataaaatttaaatccaaAACCTTACTGAAAGGAATCGAGTCAATATCACATGTAACAACAATTTGTTCGTAAAATATCCTTCctactttatttaattttttgtgaatTATACCCTTCCtattttattccttattttaaaattcatctaGCTCGTTGGAAAGGTTCAAACTATACATCTCTGAAAACGTTCTTCTCACTCATAAAAACCTTCACCAATctttcatcatcctcaattcctTTCTCGCTCTCACTATCCAACACAAATACCACCGTCTGTGTACGTAGATTCATATGATTTCATTTTGTATATATCAATTagcaaaactttaaaaaaaattgagattattGGTGCGATTACATGTGTTGTGAGCAATAAGTTTATCAATGTGTTTCCAGGTATTTAATAAGCATGATGGAAGAACGGAAGTCcttaagaaaagaagaaaaaagaaaatattagaatacCAACAAACACACTGCATATTTATTGCATCAAATTAGCATCATCAAAGCACACTGATCACAGGATGATGCTTCTATAGGGAAACAAATCTTAAGAGTGCACATAGCTAGGTACTTGCAGAACACACAgcacataataatttattttttactgcgTACACAATCTCATTCTCAAGATGAATTGACTAAACAACAATGTTAGTCTGATAGGCAGTGTCCATAGCTAAATTTGGTACCCATAAAATGGCCTTGCTTCCAAGGAAATGACAAA of the Glycine max cultivar Williams 82 chromosome 13, Glycine_max_v4.0, whole genome shotgun sequence genome contains:
- the LOC100306396 gene encoding calcium-binding protein PBP1-like protein translates to MAAQENNFQDYLPVMANKLGGDGLIDELCNGFDLLKDSDKGVITFESLKRNSYLLGLQGLSDEDLRSMVLEGDFDGDGALNQMEFCVLMFRLSPELMEGSKMWLEQVLQQELKDYF
- the LOC106794291 gene encoding G-type lectin S-receptor-like serine/threonine-protein kinase At4g27290; the protein is MRRVSAWKNWDDSSPGDFTWGISLEGFPQVIMWKGSKEFYHGSHWSGLGFSGALELKANPVFEFKFVSNEDEVYYTYSLRNESLVSRIVMNQTISTRQRYIWIEKAQSWRLYASVPRDNCDFYNLCGSNGNRVIGDSPVCHCLSGFRPTGELGHYGLDSRVFSH